One genomic window of Pseudomonas aeruginosa includes the following:
- the amiC gene encoding aliphatic amidase expression-regulating protein AmiC, with product MGSHQERPLIGLLFSETGVTADIERSQRYGALLAVEQLNREGGVGGRPIETLSQDPGGDPDRYRLCAEDFIRNRGVRFLVGCYMSHTRKAVMPVVERADALLCYPTPYEGFEYSPNIVYGGPAPNQNSAPLAAYLIRHYGERVVFIGSDYIYPRESNHVMRHLYRQHGGTVLEEIYIPLYPSDDDVQRAVERIYQARADVVFSTVVGTGTAELYRAIARRYGDGRRPPIASLTTSEAEVAKMESDVAEGQVVVAPYFSSIDTPASRAFVQACHGFFPENATITAWAEAAYWQTLLLGRAAQAAGNWRVEDVQRHLYDIDIDAPQGPVRVERQNNHSRLSSRIAEIDARGVFQVRWQSPEPIRPDPYVVVHNLDDWSASMGGGALP from the coding sequence ATGGGATCGCACCAGGAGCGGCCGCTGATCGGCCTGCTGTTCTCCGAAACCGGCGTCACCGCCGATATCGAGCGCTCGCAGCGCTATGGCGCATTGCTTGCGGTCGAGCAACTGAACCGCGAGGGCGGCGTCGGCGGTCGCCCGATCGAAACGCTGTCCCAGGACCCTGGCGGCGACCCGGACCGCTATCGGCTGTGCGCCGAGGACTTCATTCGCAACCGGGGGGTACGGTTCCTCGTGGGCTGCTACATGTCGCACACGCGCAAGGCGGTGATGCCGGTGGTCGAGCGCGCCGACGCGCTGCTCTGCTACCCGACCCCCTACGAGGGCTTCGAGTATTCGCCGAACATCGTCTACGGCGGTCCGGCGCCGAACCAGAACAGTGCGCCGCTGGCGGCGTACCTGATTCGCCACTACGGCGAGCGGGTGGTGTTCATCGGCTCGGACTACATCTATCCGCGGGAAAGCAACCATGTGATGCGCCACCTGTACCGCCAGCACGGCGGCACGGTGCTCGAGGAAATCTACATTCCGCTGTATCCCTCCGACGACGACGTGCAGCGCGCCGTCGAGCGCATCTACCAGGCGCGCGCCGACGTGGTCTTCTCCACCGTGGTGGGCACCGGCACCGCCGAGCTGTATCGCGCCATCGCCCGTCGCTACGGCGATGGCAGGCGGCCGCCGATCGCCAGCCTGACCACCAGCGAGGCGGAGGTGGCGAAGATGGAGAGCGACGTGGCAGAGGGGCAGGTGGTGGTCGCGCCTTACTTCTCCAGCATCGATACGCCCGCCAGCCGAGCCTTCGTCCAGGCCTGCCATGGTTTCTTCCCGGAGAACGCGACCATCACTGCCTGGGCCGAGGCGGCCTACTGGCAGACCTTGTTGCTCGGCCGCGCCGCGCAGGCCGCAGGCAACTGGCGGGTGGAAGACGTGCAGCGGCACCTGTACGACATCGACATCGACGCGCCCCAGGGGCCGGTCCGGGTGGAGCGCCAGAACAACCACAGCCGCCTGTCTTCGCGCATCGCGGAAATCGATGCGCGCGGCGTGTTCCAGGTCCGCTGGCAGTCGCCCGAACCGATTCGCCCCGATCCTTATGTCGTCGTGCATAACCTCGACGACTGGTCCGCCAGCATGGGCGGGGGAGCGCTCCCATGA
- the amiR gene encoding transcriptional antitermination factor AmiR, translated as MSANSLLGSLRELQVLVLNPPGEVSDALVLQLIRIGCSVRQCWPPPEAFDVPVDVVFTSIFQNRHHDEIAALLAAGTPRTTLVALVEYESPAVLSQIIELECHGVITQPLDAHRVLPVLVSARRISEEMAKLKQKTEQLQERIAGQARINQAKALLMQRHGWDEREAHQYLSREAMKRREPILKIAQELLGNEPSA; from the coding sequence ATGAGCGCCAACTCGCTGCTCGGCAGCCTGCGCGAGTTGCAGGTGCTGGTACTCAACCCGCCGGGAGAGGTCAGCGACGCCCTGGTCTTGCAGCTGATCCGCATCGGTTGTTCGGTGCGCCAGTGCTGGCCGCCGCCGGAAGCCTTCGACGTGCCGGTGGACGTGGTCTTCACCAGCATTTTCCAGAATCGCCACCACGACGAGATCGCTGCGCTGCTCGCTGCCGGAACTCCGCGCACTACCCTGGTGGCGCTGGTGGAGTACGAAAGCCCCGCGGTGCTCTCGCAGATCATCGAGCTGGAGTGCCACGGCGTGATCACCCAGCCGCTCGACGCCCACCGGGTGCTGCCTGTGCTGGTATCGGCGCGGCGCATCAGCGAGGAAATGGCGAAGCTGAAGCAGAAGACCGAGCAGCTTCAGGAACGCATCGCCGGCCAGGCCCGGATCAACCAGGCCAAGGCGTTGCTGATGCAGCGCCATGGCTGGGACGAGCGCGAGGCGCACCAGTACCTGTCGCGGGAAGCGATGAAGCGGCGCGAGCCGATCCTGAAGATCGCTCAGGAGTTGCTGGGAAACGAGCCGTCCGCCTGA
- a CDS encoding AmiS/UreI family transporter gives MMLGLVLLYVGAVLFLNAVWLLGKISGREVAVINFLVGVLSACVAFYLIFSAAAGQGSLKAGALTLLFAFTYLWVAANQFLEVDGKGLGWFCLFVSLTACTVAIESFAGASGPFGLWNAVNWTVWALLWFCFFLLLGLSRSIQKPVAYLTLASAIFTAWLPGLLLLGQVLKA, from the coding sequence ATGATGCTGGGACTGGTTCTGCTGTACGTTGGCGCGGTGCTGTTTCTCAATGCCGTCTGGTTGCTGGGCAAGATCAGCGGTCGGGAGGTGGCGGTGATCAACTTCCTGGTCGGCGTGCTGAGCGCCTGCGTCGCGTTCTACCTGATCTTTTCCGCAGCAGCCGGGCAGGGCTCGCTGAAGGCCGGAGCGCTAACCCTGCTATTCGCTTTTACCTATCTGTGGGTGGCCGCCAACCAGTTCCTCGAGGTGGACGGCAAGGGCCTCGGCTGGTTCTGCCTGTTCGTCAGCCTCACCGCCTGCACCGTGGCGATCGAGTCGTTCGCCGGCGCCAGTGGTCCGTTCGGCCTGTGGAACGCGGTCAACTGGACAGTCTGGGCGTTGCTCTGGTTCTGTTTCTTCCTGCTACTGGGGCTGTCCCGCAGCATCCAGAAGCCGGTGGCCTACCTGACCCTGGCCAGCGCCATATTCACCGCCTGGTTGCCCGGCCTGCTGCTGCTCGGGCAGGTGCTCAAGGCATAG
- the lecB gene encoding fucose-binding lectin LecB: MATQGVFTLPANTRFGVTAFANSSGTQTVNVLVNNETAATFSGQSTNNAVIGTQVLNSGSSGKVQVQVSVNGRPSDLVSAQVILTNELNFALVGSEDGTDNDYNDAVVVINWPLG; encoded by the coding sequence ATGGCAACACAAGGAGTGTTCACCCTTCCCGCCAACACCCGGTTCGGCGTCACCGCCTTCGCCAACTCGTCCGGAACCCAGACGGTGAACGTGCTGGTCAACAACGAGACGGCCGCGACCTTCAGCGGGCAAAGCACCAATAACGCCGTCATCGGCACCCAGGTGCTCAACTCCGGCAGCAGTGGCAAGGTACAGGTCCAGGTCAGCGTCAACGGCCGCCCCTCGGATCTGGTCTCGGCACAGGTAATCCTGACCAACGAGCTGAACTTCGCCCTGGTCGGCTCTGAAGACGGCACCGACAACGACTACAACGACGCCGTCGTGGTGATCAACTGGCCGCTCGGCTAG
- a CDS encoding HlyD family secretion protein translates to MTPDQRFARWVQVAIAVFVLLFVYFLVADLWMPLTPQAQLTRPVVRVAPRVSGQVAEVLVSNNGHVQPGEVLFRLDPEPFRLAVRQAELALEEAERTNRELDAAIASAKADLLAARSSAGELDSEARRTAQLVQRHHVSQQMHEQVSAQAQAARARVAAAQARIGELTARRGTAGEDNLRLRQARNALAQARLQLQYSSVRADRAGTLSNLQLTPGTYVPAGTPVAALVDDRIDIVADFREKSLRYVRPGDRAAVVFDARPGEVFGARVAAIDAGVKEGQLDANGDLAAPVTSDRWVRDAQRQRLHVVLDELPEGLLPTGAKATVQLYPGDGLSHLLGRAQIVAISLLHYVY, encoded by the coding sequence ATGACTCCCGATCAACGATTTGCCCGTTGGGTTCAAGTCGCTATCGCGGTATTCGTGTTGCTGTTCGTCTACTTCCTGGTCGCCGACCTGTGGATGCCGCTCACCCCGCAGGCCCAGTTGACCCGGCCGGTGGTGCGCGTCGCGCCGCGTGTCAGCGGTCAGGTCGCCGAGGTGCTGGTGTCCAACAACGGCCACGTGCAGCCCGGCGAAGTATTGTTCCGCCTCGATCCCGAGCCTTTCCGACTGGCCGTGCGCCAGGCCGAACTGGCACTGGAGGAAGCCGAGCGCACCAACCGCGAACTGGATGCCGCCATCGCCTCGGCCAAGGCCGACCTCCTGGCCGCGCGCAGCAGCGCCGGCGAGCTGGACAGCGAGGCGCGCCGCACCGCCCAACTGGTGCAGCGCCACCATGTGTCGCAGCAGATGCACGAGCAGGTCAGCGCCCAGGCCCAGGCCGCCCGTGCCCGGGTCGCCGCGGCCCAGGCGCGGATCGGCGAGCTGACCGCGCGACGCGGCACGGCCGGCGAGGACAACCTGCGCCTGCGCCAGGCGCGCAATGCCCTGGCCCAGGCTCGTCTGCAACTGCAATACAGCAGCGTCCGGGCCGACCGCGCCGGGACCCTGAGCAACCTGCAACTGACCCCGGGCACCTACGTTCCGGCCGGAACGCCGGTGGCGGCGCTGGTGGACGACCGTATCGACATCGTCGCCGACTTCCGCGAGAAATCGCTGCGCTACGTGCGCCCTGGCGACCGTGCGGCGGTGGTGTTCGACGCGCGTCCCGGCGAAGTGTTCGGCGCGCGGGTGGCGGCCATCGACGCCGGGGTCAAGGAGGGCCAGTTGGACGCCAACGGCGACCTCGCCGCGCCGGTCACCTCCGACCGCTGGGTCCGCGACGCCCAGCGCCAGCGCCTGCACGTGGTGCTCGACGAACTTCCCGAAGGCCTGCTGCCCACCGGTGCCAAGGCCACCGTGCAGCTCTATCCCGGCGACGGCCTGAGCCATCTGCTCGGTCGCGCGCAGATCGTCGCCATCAGCCTGCTGCACTACGTCTACTGA
- a CDS encoding DUF2955 domain-containing protein, whose amino-acid sequence MSANDLRQCLRIAGGGTLGFFVCKLMNWDYGSFFGVYPMLLLGLTPVINLHIVRQFLANSVVISVEVLVLYGLFGDRPLLMTPIVFGLFVYRFALMARGPLFFFGALSSVFLSMLLHFASYPDVDLFDMLASNMVATWLTVAIAVLMFYLFPDVEPRPPRQAPAKDAPSRRHETLLGATVATLSFVVFQTFDLKDSLSAQIASILVLFPMHWKGVHFAGRIRALGTLLGCALAVGLQVLLYDHYDILPFVALLLWISAMFCARIHMLENGVPGIGFGALTTLAIVLGQYLTPTHDMMYSVLYRFTSVCFAVLITLMTVLVIHLFLNRFAATRHYSH is encoded by the coding sequence ATGTCCGCCAACGACCTGCGTCAGTGCCTGCGCATCGCCGGCGGCGGCACCCTGGGGTTCTTCGTCTGCAAGCTGATGAACTGGGACTACGGCTCGTTCTTCGGCGTCTACCCGATGCTGCTGCTCGGCCTGACGCCGGTGATCAACCTGCACATCGTCCGCCAGTTCCTCGCCAACTCCGTGGTGATCAGCGTCGAGGTACTGGTGCTGTACGGGTTGTTCGGCGACCGGCCGCTGCTGATGACGCCTATCGTCTTCGGCCTCTTCGTCTACCGCTTCGCCCTGATGGCGCGCGGCCCGCTGTTCTTCTTCGGCGCACTGAGTTCGGTGTTCCTCTCGATGCTGCTGCACTTTGCCAGCTATCCGGACGTCGATCTGTTCGACATGCTCGCCAGCAACATGGTTGCCACCTGGCTGACGGTGGCCATCGCCGTGCTGATGTTCTACCTGTTCCCCGACGTCGAACCGCGGCCGCCGCGCCAGGCGCCGGCCAAGGACGCCCCCAGCCGGCGCCACGAGACGCTGCTCGGGGCCACGGTGGCGACCCTGTCCTTCGTGGTCTTCCAGACCTTCGACCTGAAGGACTCGCTGTCGGCGCAGATCGCCTCGATCCTGGTGTTGTTTCCCATGCACTGGAAGGGCGTGCACTTCGCTGGGCGCATCCGCGCCCTCGGTACGCTGCTTGGCTGTGCGCTGGCGGTGGGCTTGCAGGTGCTGCTCTACGATCACTACGACATCCTGCCCTTCGTCGCCCTGTTGCTGTGGATCTCGGCGATGTTCTGCGCGCGCATCCACATGCTGGAGAACGGCGTACCGGGGATCGGTTTCGGCGCGCTGACCACCCTGGCGATCGTCCTCGGCCAGTACCTGACGCCAACCCACGACATGATGTACAGCGTGCTCTACCGATTTACCTCGGTGTGCTTCGCGGTGCTGATCACGCTGATGACGGTGCTGGTGATCCACCTGTTCCTCAACCGCTTCGCCGCCACCCGGCACTACAGCCACTGA
- a CDS encoding DMT family transporter, with translation MRTPAWLGSGMPLLFVLLWSTGFLGAKFGLPYAEPFTFLAIRLLLAAALLAAFALLSRAPWPGSARLAGHVAVAGLLVHGLYLGGVFLAIEHGMSAGLTSLLVGLQPLATAALAGIWLGERVSRRQWLGLALGLAGVALVVLGRIHGGADGLAWAAVLVALAAITCGTLYQKRFCGGMDLRTGGVVQYLASGALLGLAALLFESREVQWSTPFVLTLGWLVLGLSFGAVGLLYTLIRHGAASKVASLFYLVPPVTALASWLLFDERLAPAAIGGMLLVMLGVALVNWPGRRA, from the coding sequence ATGCGCACACCCGCCTGGCTCGGCAGCGGCATGCCGCTGCTCTTCGTGCTGCTCTGGAGCACTGGATTCCTCGGCGCCAAGTTCGGCCTGCCGTACGCCGAGCCCTTCACCTTCCTGGCCATCCGCCTGCTCCTCGCGGCCGCCCTGCTGGCCGCCTTCGCCCTGCTCAGCCGTGCGCCCTGGCCGGGCTCGGCACGGCTGGCCGGGCATGTCGCGGTCGCCGGCCTGCTGGTCCATGGCCTGTACCTGGGCGGGGTGTTCCTCGCCATCGAGCACGGCATGTCGGCCGGCCTGACCTCCCTGTTGGTCGGCCTGCAACCGCTGGCTACCGCGGCCCTGGCCGGCATCTGGCTCGGCGAGCGGGTCAGCCGCCGGCAATGGCTGGGACTGGCGCTCGGCCTGGCTGGCGTAGCCCTGGTGGTGCTCGGCCGCATCCACGGTGGCGCCGACGGCCTGGCCTGGGCCGCGGTGCTGGTGGCGCTGGCGGCGATCACCTGCGGCACGCTGTACCAGAAGCGCTTCTGCGGCGGCATGGACCTGCGCACCGGCGGCGTCGTCCAGTACCTGGCCAGCGGCGCCCTGCTCGGCCTCGCCGCGCTGCTTTTCGAAAGCCGCGAGGTGCAGTGGAGCACGCCGTTCGTGCTGACCCTCGGCTGGCTGGTGCTGGGACTCTCGTTCGGCGCCGTCGGCCTGCTCTACACGCTGATCCGGCATGGCGCCGCATCGAAGGTGGCGAGCCTGTTCTACCTGGTGCCGCCAGTGACCGCGCTGGCCTCCTGGCTGCTGTTCGACGAGCGCCTGGCGCCGGCGGCGATCGGCGGCATGCTGCTGGTGATGCTCGGCGTCGCGCTGGTCAACTGGCCGGGCCGGCGCGCCTGA
- the dsdA gene encoding D-serine ammonia-lyase, which yields MILGTSKADWLAEFPRLADLIALRPSEWFNPAIAPSAEALADVGLGAADVADASARLQRFAPLIARLFPETAASGGIIESDLVEVATFHDALRQHYAAELPGRLWLKRDSHLPISGSIKARGGIYEVLAHAERLALEHGLVGLDDDYSRLAEADCRAFFARHRIAVGSTGNLGLSIGIIGAALGFQASVHMSADARQWKKDKLRAHGVTVVEYASDYSVAVEQGRREAAGDPYTHFVDDENSRDLFLGYAVAAERLRGQLDAAGIRVDSEHPLFVHLPCGVGGGPGGVAFGLKLAFGDAVHCLFAEPTHSPCMFLGVYTGRHEQVSVQDFGIDNRTAADGLAVGRPSGFVGRAMQRLLDGYYTVDDDELFRLLALLERSQGIRLEPSALAGAPGIARVTREPQGYRERMGLTSARLANATHLVWATGGGMVPEAEMRAYLERGRSLLD from the coding sequence TTGATTCTCGGAACATCCAAGGCCGACTGGCTCGCCGAATTCCCGCGCCTGGCCGACCTCATCGCCCTGCGCCCGAGCGAGTGGTTCAACCCGGCCATCGCGCCGAGCGCCGAAGCCCTGGCCGACGTCGGCCTCGGCGCCGCCGACGTGGCCGACGCCAGCGCCCGCCTGCAGCGCTTCGCCCCGCTGATCGCCCGGCTGTTTCCGGAAACCGCCGCCAGCGGCGGCATCATCGAGTCCGACCTGGTCGAGGTCGCCACCTTCCACGATGCCCTGCGCCAGCATTACGCCGCCGAACTGCCCGGCCGGCTCTGGCTGAAACGCGATAGCCACCTGCCGATCTCCGGCTCGATCAAGGCCCGCGGCGGCATCTATGAAGTGCTCGCCCATGCCGAGCGCCTGGCCCTGGAGCACGGCCTGGTCGGCCTCGACGACGACTACTCGCGGCTGGCCGAGGCGGATTGCCGGGCATTCTTCGCCCGCCACCGGATAGCGGTGGGCTCCACCGGCAACCTGGGCCTTTCCATCGGCATCATCGGCGCCGCGCTGGGCTTCCAGGCCAGCGTGCACATGTCCGCCGACGCCCGCCAGTGGAAGAAGGACAAGCTGCGCGCCCACGGCGTGACGGTGGTGGAGTACGCCTCCGACTACAGTGTCGCGGTGGAACAGGGCCGCCGCGAAGCGGCCGGCGATCCCTACACCCATTTCGTCGACGACGAAAACTCCCGCGACCTGTTCCTCGGCTACGCCGTCGCCGCCGAGCGACTGCGCGGCCAGTTGGACGCCGCCGGCATCCGCGTCGACAGCGAGCACCCGCTGTTCGTCCATCTGCCCTGCGGGGTCGGCGGCGGTCCCGGCGGGGTGGCCTTCGGCCTCAAGCTGGCGTTCGGCGACGCGGTGCACTGCCTGTTCGCCGAGCCGACCCATTCGCCCTGCATGTTCCTCGGCGTCTATACCGGCCGCCACGAGCAGGTTTCGGTGCAGGACTTCGGCATCGACAACCGCACCGCCGCCGATGGCCTGGCGGTGGGGCGTCCGTCGGGCTTCGTCGGCCGCGCCATGCAGCGCCTGCTCGACGGCTACTACACGGTGGACGACGACGAGTTGTTCCGCCTGCTCGCCTTGCTCGAGCGCAGCCAGGGCATCCGCCTGGAACCCTCGGCCCTGGCCGGCGCGCCGGGCATCGCCCGGGTCACCCGTGAGCCGCAGGGCTATCGCGAACGCATGGGGCTGACCTCGGCGCGCCTGGCCAATGCTACCCACCTGGTCTGGGCCACCGGCGGCGGCATGGTGCCCGAGGCGGAAATGCGCGCCTACCTGGAGCGAGGCCGCTCGCTGCTGGACTGA
- a CDS encoding glutamine synthetase family protein: MTGEGFLSGRRLQLARGVLLQCIMGGYPPARFYGSDDGDLALVAEPTQVHRLPWSNTPRAFAICDAQELDGTPSGLSTRGLLKQVVARYAAHGWQPVVATELEFFVFAPNTDPNEPFQAPLGPDGRRELGYSAFSVSSNNGLRPFFEDVYRCMDALGLVRDTFMHEMGTSQFEINFLHGDPVLLADQTFLFKHLLKEVALKHGLIVVCMAKPLAKTPGSSMHIHQSIVELDGGRNIFSEADGEPSAAFRHFIGGQQACLADFTPFFAPHVNSFQRLCHPYASPNNACWSHDNRAAGLRIPASGASARRVENRLPGADANPYLAIAASLAAGLYGLEHELEPSPAIQGEFEVPEELTLPCTMYDALRRLKGSALARELFGSEFVEGYVATKSMELTSFFDEISPWERRVLAAQA, encoded by the coding sequence ATGACCGGCGAGGGCTTCCTCAGCGGCCGGCGCCTGCAGCTCGCCCGTGGCGTGCTGCTGCAATGCATCATGGGCGGCTACCCGCCGGCGCGCTTCTATGGCAGCGACGATGGCGACCTGGCGCTGGTCGCCGAGCCGACCCAGGTCCATCGCCTGCCCTGGAGCAACACTCCGCGCGCCTTCGCCATCTGCGATGCGCAGGAACTGGATGGCACGCCGTCCGGGCTGTCCACCCGCGGCCTGCTCAAGCAGGTGGTGGCGCGCTACGCCGCCCACGGCTGGCAACCGGTGGTGGCCACCGAACTGGAGTTCTTCGTCTTCGCCCCGAACACCGATCCCAACGAGCCGTTCCAGGCCCCGCTGGGGCCGGATGGCCGGCGCGAGCTGGGCTATTCGGCCTTCAGCGTGTCTTCCAACAACGGCCTGCGGCCGTTCTTCGAGGACGTCTACCGCTGCATGGATGCGCTGGGCCTGGTGCGCGACACCTTCATGCACGAGATGGGCACCAGCCAGTTCGAGATCAACTTCCTGCATGGCGACCCGGTCCTGCTGGCCGACCAGACCTTCCTGTTCAAGCACCTGCTCAAGGAGGTCGCGCTCAAGCACGGCCTGATCGTGGTGTGCATGGCCAAGCCGCTGGCGAAGACGCCGGGCAGCTCGATGCACATCCACCAGAGCATCGTCGAACTGGACGGCGGGCGAAACATCTTCAGCGAAGCCGATGGCGAGCCTTCCGCCGCGTTCCGCCACTTCATCGGCGGCCAGCAGGCCTGCCTGGCGGACTTCACGCCCTTCTTCGCGCCGCATGTGAACTCCTTCCAGCGCCTCTGCCATCCCTACGCTTCGCCGAACAACGCCTGCTGGTCCCACGACAACCGCGCCGCCGGCCTACGCATCCCGGCCAGCGGAGCCTCCGCGCGGCGCGTCGAGAATCGCCTGCCGGGCGCCGACGCCAACCCTTACCTGGCCATCGCCGCCAGCCTGGCCGCCGGTCTCTACGGCCTGGAGCACGAACTGGAGCCGAGCCCGGCGATCCAGGGTGAGTTCGAGGTACCGGAGGAGTTGACCCTGCCTTGCACCATGTACGACGCCCTGCGGCGCCTGAAAGGCAGCGCGCTGGCGCGCGAACTGTTCGGCAGCGAGTTCGTCGAAGGCTACGTGGCGACCAAGAGCATGGAGCTGACCAGCTTCTTCGACGAGATCAGCCCCTGGGAGCGTCGCGTCCTGGCAGCCCAGGCCTGA
- a CDS encoding MFS transporter codes for MRRIFFSFRALYFATLLMLTGSGLLSTYLALRLAADKVDGLWVGALMAANYFGLVLGGKVGHRLIARVGHIRAYVACAGVVTAAVLGHGLLPWLPAWIALRMVMGLGLMCQYMVIESWLNEQADASQRGAVFGGYMAASYLGLVLGQMILVAHPQLGPELLMLVAFCFALCLVPLALTHKIHPAALRPAPLEPRFFIRRVPQSLTTVLVSGLVVGSFYGLAPLYANQLGLPNEQVGLYMGACIFAGLLVQWPLGWLSDRRDRAWLIRACAILLCLFALPLALLQQMPLALLLALGIAASMLQFTLYPLAVAFSNDHVETERRVSLTAMLLVTFGVGACIGPLAAGALMRLFGANMLYAFVSACALILVWRVHPEKVSGLHRVDDAPLHHVPTPDNMTSSPLVAALDPRVDEQAVQEQMVDGEPDAPQADGATQN; via the coding sequence ATGCGGCGGATTTTCTTCTCTTTTCGCGCTCTCTATTTCGCTACCCTGCTGATGCTCACCGGCTCCGGCCTGCTCAGCACCTACCTGGCGCTGCGCCTGGCGGCGGACAAGGTCGACGGCCTGTGGGTCGGCGCGCTGATGGCAGCCAACTACTTCGGCCTGGTGCTGGGCGGCAAGGTCGGTCACCGGCTGATCGCCCGGGTCGGCCACATCCGCGCCTACGTCGCCTGCGCCGGGGTGGTCACCGCCGCGGTCCTCGGCCATGGCCTGCTGCCCTGGCTGCCGGCCTGGATCGCCTTGCGCATGGTGATGGGCCTGGGCCTGATGTGCCAGTACATGGTGATCGAGAGCTGGCTCAACGAGCAGGCCGATGCCAGCCAGCGCGGCGCGGTGTTCGGCGGCTACATGGCGGCTTCCTACCTGGGCCTGGTGCTCGGCCAGATGATCCTGGTGGCGCATCCGCAACTGGGGCCGGAGTTGCTGATGCTGGTGGCCTTCTGCTTCGCCCTGTGCCTGGTGCCGCTGGCCCTGACCCACAAGATCCACCCCGCAGCGCTGCGCCCGGCGCCGCTCGAACCACGTTTCTTCATCCGCCGGGTGCCGCAGTCGCTGACCACCGTATTGGTCTCGGGGCTGGTGGTCGGCTCCTTCTATGGCCTGGCGCCGCTGTATGCCAACCAGTTGGGGTTGCCCAACGAGCAGGTCGGCCTGTACATGGGCGCCTGCATCTTCGCCGGGCTGCTGGTGCAGTGGCCGCTCGGCTGGCTGTCCGACCGTCGCGACCGCGCCTGGCTGATCCGCGCCTGCGCCATCCTGCTGTGCCTGTTCGCCTTGCCGCTGGCATTGTTGCAACAGATGCCGCTGGCGTTGCTGCTGGCCCTGGGAATCGCCGCGAGCATGTTGCAGTTCACCCTCTATCCGCTGGCAGTGGCCTTTTCCAACGACCATGTGGAGACCGAGCGACGGGTTTCGCTGACCGCCATGCTGCTGGTGACCTTCGGCGTCGGCGCCTGCATCGGACCGCTGGCGGCCGGCGCGCTGATGCGGCTGTTTGGCGCTAACATGCTATATGCGTTCGTCAGCGCCTGCGCGCTGATCCTGGTCTGGCGGGTCCATCCGGAGAAGGTCAGCGGCCTGCACCGGGTCGACGACGCGCCGCTGCACCACGTGCCGACCCCGGACAACATGACCAGCTCCCCGCTGGTCGCGGCGCTCGATCCGCGGGTAGACGAACAGGCGGTGCAGGAGCAGATGGTCGATGGCGAGCCCGACGCGCCGCAGGCCGACGGTGCGACGCAGAACTGA
- a CDS encoding TIGR04282 family arsenosugar biosynthesis glycosyltransferase: protein MSPTLSLHLMVRNLPPGQRRPKIAQAIGEESAGRLQRVLLERALRLPDRGFSARILWFDDDLDSDLQALAVALGWSLMSQPAGDPGERMRRIAALGLAESEAVLLIRHDCPVLDGDYLEAACTALGRHQAVLGPVERGGYALLGLTRVDPLLFESMPWGGDRLLALTCERLRQLGWEHHLLPALWDVDRPEDLPRLAALGLVL from the coding sequence ATGAGTCCGACGCTTTCCCTTCACCTGATGGTGCGCAACCTGCCGCCCGGGCAGCGGCGGCCGAAGATCGCCCAGGCCATCGGCGAGGAGAGCGCGGGACGCTTGCAGCGGGTATTGCTGGAACGCGCCCTGCGCCTGCCCGATCGCGGTTTCAGCGCCCGCATCCTCTGGTTCGACGACGATCTGGACAGCGATCTGCAGGCGCTGGCGGTGGCATTGGGCTGGAGCCTGATGAGCCAGCCGGCCGGCGACCCCGGCGAGCGCATGCGGCGTATCGCGGCGCTGGGGTTGGCGGAAAGCGAGGCGGTACTGCTGATTCGCCACGACTGCCCGGTGCTGGACGGCGACTACCTGGAAGCGGCCTGCACCGCCCTGGGCCGCCACCAGGCGGTGCTGGGGCCGGTGGAGCGGGGCGGCTACGCGCTGCTCGGCCTGACCCGGGTCGACCCGCTGTTGTTCGAGTCGATGCCCTGGGGCGGAGACCGCCTGCTGGCGCTCACCTGCGAGCGTCTCCGGCAACTGGGCTGGGAGCATCACCTGTTGCCGGCGCTCTGGGACGTCGACCGTCCCGAGGACCTGCCGCGCCTGGCGGCGCTGGGGCTGGTCCTGTGA